The Setaria viridis chromosome 9, Setaria_viridis_v4.0, whole genome shotgun sequence sequence CCTTTCTTGGAACAATTGTACCGCCCCTTTGGAAGCTGGGAATACTATCTTCAAGAACTTGTAGCTTGTGTGACACGCTTCCCTTGTATGGAGATCCGTTTCGCAAGTCATACCATGATTCCTTCCCAGGAAGGTACACCGACACTGATTTCTGGCCCTGCATGAAGATTGTCATATTAACAAATAAATTATGACATCATTCAGCAAACATTCATTAACCATGAAAAGCATCGCAGCTTTACTTGCCTCTTCATATATTCCTTGAGCTAAAAGGCTTGGCCCAACCATAAAAGCCTCACCATTGTTATATGTTTCTTTGTCATCAGGGAATTCTAACCACAAAGGACGCATGACAGGAATTCCAGTTACACTAGCCTCTCTGAACAGCGTGTAGAAGTAGGGCAACAATGAATATCGCACATGTATTGCCTCCCTTATGATGGCAGTTCTTCGCTCTCTAAAGTAAGTAAGAAGATTGTGTTAGTACTGAAAAAGAATGAAATTTATGTTTCCCAACTAATCATCTAAAAAAGGTCTAAATCACAATCATGAAGTCTCATCATGTGATTTCTTCCTCTCAAATATCACAAATGTCGATGAGAAGTTACAAAACTTCAAAGATCAAACTTTCACAAAGTTCAGTATCTGAAGAATTACCCGAATAACCATGGTTCGCGTCTCTTGGTGTCATGATGAGCATGGCCCCTAAAGAAAGGATAGAAGGCTCCTACTTGGTACCAACGCACCAATAGGTCAGGTTCTGGATTTCCAAAGAATCCACCAACATCAGCACCTGTTAAAGCTTCAAATGTTAGCAAAGCTTCTAGCATCAAGAATACTGAAGTGAAGATGCAAGGTAGTTCGACCCACCAGAAAAGGGCAAGCCAGTAAGACCAAGAGTTAAGACCATTGGAATAGAAGATTTCAGGTGATCCCAGTCTGCAGAGTTATCGCCTGTCCAAACTGCACCATACCGTTGACTTCCAGCAAAGAAAGCCCTTGACAAAACGAAGGGTCTGTCTTTCCCTTCGCCTCGCTTGAGAAGCCCATCTGCCGTAGCCATATGGAAGTAGTACCCATATGCATTGTGCAATTCTCGgtgttcaacatctccatagtGTATCACATCCCTAGGCATGGTGACCTATTTAAGGACAAAAATGTTTTACCAAGATTTATCCATGCACAGATTTCATGTTTTTCTATATACTTCATCATCAGAACTTAAAAGAGGATGCAAGGCATCATAAATCAATGACACAACATACCTCAGGGCCATTGAAGACGGATGGTTCATTCATATCATTCCAAATGTACAGTGTTGGAGTTGATCCCTTGTAGTTTTCATAGGAGAACTTGTCAGCCCACCACTCACGTATCTCAGGGTTCAACATGTCAGGGTAGGATGATGATCCAGGCCAACACCAACCATCATAGTCATTCCCATCCGCATCTTTCACATAGTACCCCTTCTCTGttgcctcctggtggagatgaAACGAATTGTCCCGTTTGATATGGGGATCCACGATGGTGACCATCTTCCTCCCCTTACCTGCTATCTTTCGCTGCATCTCCTCTGGGTTGGGGAATGCTGAATGGTCCCATGTAAAATACCGCTTGCCATCAGTATGCTCAATGTCAAGCCAGAGCACATCATATGGAatatcatgctcatcaaatCCAGCATCCACTCCATCAACATCTGCCTCATCACGGTAGTTCCACCGGCATTGGTGATACGCTGTAGCAAACTGCTGTGGCATTGCGGGTGTGCCTGTCACACTTATGTACTGCTTGACGACATCCTTGGGCTCAGAACCAACAAAGAAGAACGCATCAATGACACCAGCCTCAGCCATCCACAGAGTGTCGATCCGCCCGGTCTCCAGGGTAGTGGCCCCATCCCATCCTGGTGCAAGCACATCGATCTGCATCTCCGCAGCGTTGAGCCAGAAGAAACCTGACGACGCCCGAGCACCATGCCCAATCATGAAGGGGATCGAGCCATACAATCCGAAGGGCGATTCGTGGAGGTACTCAAACACATCGAGGTTGAAGAGGCGGTACGGCTCGGACTCCTCGACCCCCGGGCCGCGAGTAGGGCGGAGGGCGAGCGAGGTGGAGCCGTGCTCGGGGAGACCGTAGACGAAATCGGCGCCATAGAAGGAGACGTCGAAGGTGATCGACTGCGGGCCGCGGGGGCGCTTGTCGGTGTGGCTTCGGAAGTGCTCCTCCCACGTCTCCTCCTCCGGTTTCGACACCTGCAGCGGCTCGAAGTCGAAGAGGCCGTGGGAGTTGAAGGAGAGCACGGGATCGCCCGACCCGGCGCGGCGGACGGTCAGCTCGAACGGATCGTgcttgacgacgacgtcgaggTCGGAAGAGAGCGCGACGGTGGAGACGCCGGCCGCGGTCTTGGGTTCGGGGAGGTGGAGCGTGCGGGCCTCGAGGTCCGGGAGGAGGACGTCGGGGACCTGGAACCGCCGGTGCGGGGGCGTGGCGGT is a genomic window containing:
- the LOC117837422 gene encoding probable glucan 1,3-alpha-glucosidase, coding for MDPPPRRLAAPLLLLLLVAAASPAARAWKKDEFRNCNQTPFCKRARTRAPHSLDAPLSLAAGSLAVSPDGSISAELSHPSRPRPLVLRLSALPPHALRLQIDEDYSTATPPHRRFQVPDVLLPDLEARTLHLPEPKTAAGVSTVALSSDLDVVVKHDPFELTVRRAGSGDPVLSFNSHGLFDFEPLQVSKPEEETWEEHFRSHTDKRPRGPQSITFDVSFYGADFVYGLPEHGSTSLALRPTRGPGVEESEPYRLFNLDVFEYLHESPFGLYGSIPFMIGHGARASSGFFWLNAAEMQIDVLAPGWDGATTLETGRIDTLWMAEAGVIDAFFFVGSEPKDVVKQYISVTGTPAMPQQFATAYHQCRWNYRDEADVDGVDAGFDEHDIPYDVLWLDIEHTDGKRYFTWDHSAFPNPEEMQRKIAGKGRKMVTIVDPHIKRDNSFHLHQEATEKGYYVKDADGNDYDGWCWPGSSSYPDMLNPEIREWWADKFSYENYKGSTPTLYIWNDMNEPSVFNGPEVTMPRDVIHYGDVEHRELHNAYGYYFHMATADGLLKRGEGKDRPFVLSRAFFAGSQRYGAVWTGDNSADWDHLKSSIPMVLTLGLTGLPFSGADVGGFFGNPEPDLLVRWYQVGAFYPFFRGHAHHDTKRREPWLFGERRTAIIREAIHVRYSLLPYFYTLFREASVTGIPVMRPLWLEFPDDKETYNNGEAFMVGPSLLAQGIYEEGQKSVSVYLPGKESWYDLRNGSPYKGSVSHKLQVLEDSIPSFQRGGTIVPRKDRFRRSSTQMVNDPYTLVIALNSSNAAEGELYVDDGKSYDYQHGAFIHRRFVFADNKLTSLNIAPDNLGKKKFTSECVIERIIILGLRSGAKKAIIEPENQEVEIESGPVSLRSGSSPAAPTIRRPNVRIANDWTIRIA